The Panicum virgatum strain AP13 chromosome 5K, P.virgatum_v5, whole genome shotgun sequence genome has a window encoding:
- the LOC120709799 gene encoding uncharacterized protein LOC120709799, translating into MEELPPGFLSLGLGPRRHAADLAFPFPSMRPPPALPDVLVEDILVRIPPQDSECLLRAALVCKRWARLLTDEAFHLRYVTRHGGTTTTMLGFFGNLVDTCGSDRCNSYRVHDARDGRVLLNRIAGTIARENEHQTAAALAVRSWNAAVLACCRRGPFRVAFAGIDANGLFAHVYSSESDAWGEAASAPLPVPGPGDAERLDEFLLPVPGAQVGYGLYFVLGKKGSAVLEYDPAARALAVIPLPELPYRALIALMALEGGGVLGFAEVDLQSTLRLWAAETDPPAAAAPPGQLWVVRRAIHLATQLPAHVSSVYYVVASADGAGVVFLCTTDGLYTFDLNSGQSTRVMSNRFYDIIPYVTFYTPGTDGVAFGN; encoded by the exons ATGGAGGAACTGCCCCCTGGCTTCCTCTCCCTCGGCCTCGGCCCCCGCCGGCACGCCGCCGACTTGGCTTTCCCTTTCCCCTCGATGAGGCCGCCCCCCGCGCTACCCGACGTGCTCGTCGAGGACATCCTGGTCCGCATCCCGCCCCAAGACTCCGAgtgcctcctccgcgccgccctaGTCTGCAAGCGCTGGGCCCGCCTCCTCACCGACGAGGCCTTCCACCTCCGGTACGTGACGCGCCACGGCGGGACGACGACCAccatgctgggcttcttcggCAACCTCGTGGACACCTGCGGGTCCGACCGTTGCAACAGCTACCGCGTGCACGACGCCCGCGACGGCCGCGTCCTCCTCAACCGGATCGCCGGCACCATCGCCCGGGAGAACGAGCACCAGACCgcagccgccctcgcc GTGCGCAGCTGGAACGCCGCCGTGCtcgcctgctgccgccgcggcccctTCCGCGTCGCCTTCGCCGGCATCGACGCCAACGGGCTGTTCGCCCACGTCTACTCGTCCGAGTCCGACGCTTGGGGCGAGGCGGCCTCCGCTCCGCTCCCCGTCCCCGGCCCCGGCGACGCCGAGCGTCTCGATGAGTTCCTGCTGCCCGTGCCCGGCGCTCAAGTCGGGTACGGATTATACTTCGTGCTGGGGAAGAAGGGCAGCGCGGTGCTGGAATACGATCCGGCCGCGCGAGCACTGGCCGTGATTCCCCTGCCGGAGCTGCCCTACCGAGCCCTCATTGCGCTGATGGccctggagggcggcggcgtgctggGGTTTGCGGAGGTGGACCTGCAGTCGACGCTCAGGCTCTGGGCAGCGGAGACtgatcctcctgctgctgctgctcctcctgggCAGCTGTGGGTGGTACGCAGGGCCATCCATCTCGCCACGCAGCTCCCTGCTCATGTCTCCTCTGTCTACTATGTGGTTGCCTCTGCCGATGGCGCGGGCGTCGTCTTCCTGTGCACTACTGATGGGCTCTACACTTTTGATCTCAACTCTGGGCAGAGCACGAGGGTCATGAGCAACCGCTTCTACGACATTATTCCCTACGTGACCTTCTACACTCCAGGTACC